A window of Thermoanaerobaculia bacterium contains these coding sequences:
- a CDS encoding DeoR family transcriptional regulator, with translation SQRTLLELLKRRGEATLAELETGIEVARETVRSHLESLAAQQLIERSGVRRRGPGRPHVLYRLSAQGEALFPRREGEMLAELARYLLRSEHPERLEEFFVARTDAKRAILAGPLKVLGAGERLNEIARSMSQEGFLAEAALEGGEPIRLRLCHCPLRDLVAVTHLPCRAEMKLVEELLGRPLVRTQFMPDGDTSCTYAVAAAPRPKRQPASASGRIHPVTT, from the coding sequence AGCCAGCGGACGCTCCTCGAGCTCCTGAAGCGCCGCGGCGAGGCCACGCTCGCCGAGCTCGAGACCGGAATCGAAGTGGCGCGCGAGACGGTGAGGAGTCATCTCGAATCGCTCGCCGCACAACAGCTGATCGAACGCTCCGGCGTGCGCCGCCGGGGCCCCGGCCGCCCGCACGTGCTCTATCGGTTGAGCGCGCAGGGCGAGGCGCTCTTTCCGCGTCGCGAGGGCGAGATGCTGGCCGAGCTCGCCCGCTACCTCCTCAGGAGCGAGCACCCGGAACGGTTGGAGGAGTTCTTCGTCGCTCGCACCGACGCCAAGCGAGCAATCCTCGCGGGTCCCCTGAAGGTCCTGGGCGCAGGCGAGCGTCTGAATGAGATCGCTCGTTCGATGTCGCAGGAAGGATTCCTCGCCGAGGCGGCGCTCGAGGGCGGCGAGCCGATCCGGCTTCGTCTCTGCCACTGCCCGCTTCGCGACCTGGTCGCCGTCACGCATCTTCCCTGCCGGGCCGAGATGAAGCTGGTCGAAGAGCTCCTGGGAAGACCGCTCGTGCGCACCCAGTTCATGCCGGACGGCGACACCTCGTGTACTTACGCCGTCGCTGCCGCGCCGCGCCCCAAGCGCCAACCCGCATCCGCCTCCGGCCGGATCCACCCCGTCACCACCTGA
- the ric gene encoding iron-sulfur cluster repair di-iron protein — protein MEITPQSRVGEIAASFPLATRVFARHRIDFCCGGGIPLVEVCARRGLDPEAVVAEIAAALAATPAPGADWNEAPLDELVQHLLTAYHAPLREELPRLEAMVRKVASVHGEREPVRLPALQAAFLALEADLTQHMDSEEAELFPPILERGVEAAPAVASFRDDHTEVGRLLGEIRALTDDFRLPDGACNTWSALWHGLEALETDLHHHIHLENNVLFPRLAAA, from the coding sequence ATGGAAATCACTCCGCAATCGCGTGTCGGCGAGATCGCCGCCAGCTTCCCCCTCGCCACCCGCGTCTTCGCTCGTCACCGCATCGACTTCTGCTGCGGCGGCGGCATCCCCCTCGTCGAGGTTTGCGCGCGGCGCGGTCTCGACCCCGAGGCCGTCGTCGCCGAGATCGCTGCGGCCTTGGCCGCTACCCCCGCTCCCGGCGCCGACTGGAACGAGGCGCCGCTCGACGAGCTCGTGCAGCACCTCCTCACCGCCTACCACGCACCTCTGCGCGAGGAGCTGCCGCGCCTCGAAGCCATGGTGCGCAAGGTCGCCAGTGTCCACGGCGAGCGCGAGCCGGTGCGGCTGCCCGCGCTCCAGGCAGCCTTTCTGGCACTCGAAGCCGACCTCACGCAGCACATGGACAGCGAGGAGGCGGAGCTCTTTCCGCCGATTCTCGAGCGTGGCGTCGAAGCCGCCCCGGCGGTCGCCTCGTTCCGCGACGACCATACGGAAGTGGGTCGCCTGCTGGGGGAGATTCGCGCTTTGACCGACGACTTCCGCCTTCCCGACGGCGCCTGCAACACCTGGAGCGCGCTCTGGCACGGGTTGGAGGCGCTCGAGACCGATCTCCATCACCACATTCACCTCGAGAACAACGTTCTCTTCCCCCGGCTCGCGGCCGCCTGA
- a CDS encoding ferredoxin family protein: MPHTITEPCIGVKDTACVDVCPVDCIYGKGEDLEMLFIHPEECIDCGLCVDACPVQAIFPEEEVPAKWRSFISQNYGHFGLTRP, from the coding sequence ATGCCCCACACCATCACCGAGCCGTGCATCGGCGTCAAGGACACCGCCTGCGTCGACGTCTGTCCGGTCGACTGCATCTACGGCAAAGGCGAAGATCTCGAGATGCTCTTCATCCATCCCGAGGAGTGCATCGACTGCGGCCTCTGCGTCGACGCCTGCCCGGTGCAGGCGATCTTCCCAGAGGAGGAAGTGCCGGCAAAGTGGCGGAGCTTCATCTCCCAGAACTACGGGCACTTCGGTTTGACTCGCCCCTGA
- a CDS encoding hemerythrin domain-containing protein: MNILCALLGEHGALLHQLEVLRLTAPKYSEEKLGAATFALAEAIENHAGLEDELLFEALVASGRMPAGPVEAMRSEHRAIESLLGQILAPAGEAGRPDPQRTVLRLVETVRHHFGHEEHALFPMASQILTSAQLEELGSRWAQRRGVEIGALLAK; the protein is encoded by the coding sequence TTGAACATCCTTTGTGCGCTGTTGGGAGAACACGGGGCACTGCTCCATCAGCTCGAAGTGCTGCGACTGACCGCGCCTAAGTATTCGGAAGAGAAGCTCGGCGCCGCGACCTTTGCGCTCGCCGAGGCGATCGAGAACCATGCCGGTCTCGAGGACGAATTGCTGTTCGAAGCCCTCGTCGCGAGCGGTCGAATGCCGGCCGGACCGGTCGAGGCGATGCGCTCCGAGCACCGGGCGATCGAGTCGCTGCTCGGGCAGATCCTCGCGCCCGCAGGAGAGGCAGGTCGCCCGGATCCGCAACGTACGGTGCTCCGCCTCGTGGAGACCGTGCGTCACCATTTCGGACACGAGGAGCACGCCCTGTTCCCGATGGCGAGCCAGATCCTCACGTCCGCCCAGCTGGAGGAGCTCGGATCGCGCTGGGCGCAGAGGCGAGGCGTCGAAATTGGAGCACTCCTGGCGAAGTGA
- a CDS encoding DNA-3-methyladenine glycosylase 2 family protein — protein sequence MKTNLVDVYTSDGRYLRALEGLAGPVIVSVTQRRADALVVSVSGSAGDTRRALASVRRILGLDRDLADFYRHARAIPWLVRLARSMRGLRPPRYPALFEACANAVLFQQVSLHAASAIMRRLILALSTKVAYDGVPLAVFPSVEGFLAADDGVVRAAGLSARKLTTLRRVGEAIVTGAISEAMLEERSSVDASLLLRGIKGVGPWTAAVILLRGLGRLDIFPGNDSSVAANLALVAGESVNVGPVVERLGSQCGMLYFCLLLARLEARGEIGRASDVAR from the coding sequence ATGAAAACGAACCTGGTGGACGTCTACACATCAGACGGCCGCTATCTGCGCGCGCTCGAGGGTCTGGCCGGGCCAGTCATCGTGAGTGTCACGCAGCGGCGCGCCGATGCGCTGGTGGTCTCCGTAAGCGGGAGCGCCGGAGATACCAGGCGGGCGCTCGCGAGCGTGCGCCGGATACTCGGCCTCGACCGCGATCTTGCGGATTTTTATCGGCATGCGCGGGCGATCCCCTGGCTGGTTCGGCTTGCTCGAAGCATGCGCGGCCTCAGGCCGCCACGGTATCCCGCACTGTTCGAGGCGTGCGCCAACGCGGTTCTATTTCAGCAAGTCAGTCTCCATGCGGCGAGCGCGATCATGCGCCGTCTGATTCTCGCCCTCAGCACGAAGGTCGCTTACGACGGCGTGCCTCTCGCCGTGTTTCCGAGCGTGGAGGGATTCCTCGCTGCCGACGATGGCGTGGTCCGCGCCGCGGGCCTGAGCGCCAGGAAACTCACGACCCTTCGGCGCGTAGGAGAAGCGATCGTTACCGGGGCAATCAGCGAGGCGATGCTGGAGGAGCGTTCGAGCGTCGATGCCTCCCTTCTACTCCGCGGCATCAAGGGCGTCGGGCCATGGACGGCTGCGGTGATTTTGCTGCGCGGGCTCGGCCGACTGGATATCTTCCCCGGCAACGACAGCAGCGTCGCCGCGAATCTCGCGCTCGTCGCGGGTGAGAGCGTGAACGTCGGGCCCGTGGTCGAACGGCTGGGATCGCAGTGCGGCATGCTGTACTTCTGTCTGCTGCTCGCGCGTTTGGAGGCTCGCGGCGAGATCGGTCGTGCGTCCGACGTCGCGAGGTAG
- a CDS encoding DUF2945 domain-containing protein — protein sequence MTTKRFKRGDHVSWNSEAGRVRGKINRIITSPMKFKGYTVHASRDEPQYEIQSDTTDHIAMHKGSALTKLRR from the coding sequence ATGACGACGAAACGGTTCAAGCGTGGAGATCACGTCTCGTGGAATTCAGAAGCGGGTCGAGTGCGTGGCAAGATAAATCGCATCATCACGTCGCCCATGAAGTTCAAGGGCTATACCGTCCACGCGAGCAGAGACGAGCCGCAGTACGAGATCCAGAGTGACACGACGGATCACATCGCGATGCACAAAGGATCGGCACTCACGAAGCTCCGGAGATGA
- a CDS encoding DUF488 domain-containing protein, which yields MNHQAGDAIFTIGHSTRTLAAFVALLQQVDVTLLVDVRSIPRSRTTPQFNGDTLPDSLAVHGIGYRQLRSLGGRRHHRKGAPPSHNLYWRVAAFRNYADYAETEPFRAGLDALRAFAREERCAIMCAEAVWWRCHRRIITDYLLAGGVRVEHIMGAGQVVRATLTPGVRATADEKLTYPAPEESPPSGATAMPSGP from the coding sequence ATGAACCACCAGGCGGGCGATGCCATTTTCACCATCGGCCACTCCACGCGAACTCTCGCCGCATTCGTGGCGCTCTTGCAGCAGGTTGACGTCACGCTGCTCGTGGACGTGCGGTCGATTCCGCGCTCGCGGACAACGCCACAGTTCAACGGGGACACGCTGCCGGATTCCCTCGCCGTCCACGGCATCGGCTACCGGCAGCTGCGCTCGCTCGGTGGCCGGCGTCATCATCGTAAAGGCGCGCCACCCTCGCACAATTTGTACTGGCGCGTCGCGGCGTTCCGGAATTACGCTGACTACGCCGAGACCGAGCCATTCCGCGCCGGCCTTGATGCGCTGCGCGCGTTCGCTCGCGAGGAGCGGTGCGCGATCATGTGCGCCGAGGCCGTGTGGTGGCGCTGTCATCGCCGGATCATCACGGATTATCTCTTGGCTGGCGGGGTGCGCGTCGAGCACATCATGGGAGCTGGCCAAGTTGTCCGGGCGACGCTCACGCCCGGTGTGCGAGCCACGGCCGACGAGAAGTTGACCTATCCGGCGCCGGAGGAGAGTCCCCCTAGCGGTGCGACCGCCATGCCCTCCGGTCCCTAG
- a CDS encoding carboxymuconolactone decarboxylase family protein produces MKPRIEYAKAAPDGVTAMRGLESYVHGSGLETSLIELVKVRASQVNGCAYCLDMHTKDARAAGEKEQRLYAIAAWHDAPFFSERERAALAWTEAVTLVGETRVPDEVYELARRHFGEKELVDLTLAIVAINGWNRLAIAFRTVPGSYKPELSH; encoded by the coding sequence ATGAAACCGAGAATCGAATATGCCAAAGCCGCACCCGACGGCGTCACCGCGATGCGCGGCCTCGAGAGTTATGTCCACGGATCAGGGCTCGAGACCAGCCTGATCGAGCTCGTGAAGGTGCGGGCGAGCCAGGTCAACGGGTGCGCCTACTGTCTCGACATGCATACGAAGGACGCGCGGGCCGCAGGGGAAAAGGAGCAGCGCCTCTATGCGATCGCCGCGTGGCACGACGCGCCGTTCTTCAGCGAGCGCGAGCGGGCGGCGCTGGCCTGGACCGAGGCGGTGACTTTAGTCGGTGAGACCCGCGTGCCCGACGAGGTGTACGAGCTGGCGCGGCGACACTTCGGCGAGAAGGAGCTGGTAGACCTCACGCTGGCGATCGTCGCGATCAACGGCTGGAACCGCCTGGCGATCGCCTTCAGGACGGTGCCCGGCAGCTACAAGCCGGAGCTCAGCCACTAG
- a CDS encoding PAS domain-containing protein: protein MPALPDDLPSRVLGGSPDAILICDPKGTVRYWNAAAERVFGFSATEALGASMDLIIPERLRVRHWTGWEATLRTGVTRYGEGQMLAVPALHKDGRQISIEFSIQLLKGAGGQIEWVVAVLRDVTERYGREKLLRTRLKALEAQAALQAGARPEEAGKEAEQPPSTSARE from the coding sequence ATGCCGGCGCTCCCTGACGATCTGCCCTCCCGCGTCCTGGGCGGCTCGCCCGACGCGATCCTGATCTGCGATCCCAAGGGCACGGTGCGATACTGGAACGCCGCCGCGGAGCGAGTCTTCGGCTTCAGCGCCACCGAGGCGCTCGGAGCTTCCATGGATCTCATCATTCCCGAGCGGCTCCGCGTTCGGCACTGGACCGGCTGGGAGGCGACCCTGCGGACCGGCGTCACCCGCTACGGCGAGGGCCAGATGCTCGCCGTGCCGGCGCTCCACAAGGATGGCCGGCAGATCTCCATCGAGTTCTCGATCCAGCTGCTGAAAGGCGCCGGCGGCCAGATCGAGTGGGTGGTGGCGGTGCTCCGCGACGTGACAGAGCGCTACGGCCGCGAGAAGCTGCTACGAACCCGGTTGAAGGCCCTGGAGGCGCAGGCGGCACTGCAAGCGGGGGCCCGCCCCGAGGAAGCCGGGAAAGAAGCAGAACAGCCACCCTCGACGAGCGCACGCGAGTGA
- a CDS encoding PAS domain-containing protein produces the protein MPALPDDLPSRVLGGSPDAILICDPKGTVRYWNAAAERVFGF, from the coding sequence ATGCCGGCGCTCCCTGACGATCTGCCCTCCCGCGTCCTGGGCGGCTCGCCCGACGCGATCCTGATCTGCGATCCCAAGGGCACGGTGCGATACTGGAACGCCGCCGCGGAGCGAGTCTTCGGCTTC